The Fusobacterium sp. SYSU M8D902 nucleotide sequence TCTATTTTTATCAAACAGTATAAAGTTTATCTTATCAAAGGAGTTTTTCTTATCCTTTTTCATAACTTCAATTAAAACTCTATCCTCATATGAGATTGGCTCACAATTTAATCCATATAGTTGAAAAACTTTTCTCACTCTAGTTATAAAATTTTCATCTATTTCATTTAACACTCTTGAAAGTTCTAGTTCAAAGATCACTCCTTTTGCTACTCCCTCTCCGTGAGTAATATCTTGAAAGTTGAAAAGCTTTTCCAAAGTGTGACCATATGTGTGTCCTAGATTTAAAAGGGCTCTGTCTCCCTGTTCAAACTCATCTCTCTCTACAATCTCTTTTTTTATCTCACAAGAACTCTTTATCATCTCTATCAAACTATCTGATTTTAAATTTAAAATATCTTGAGAGTTTTTTTCTAAAAACTCTAGATACCATTTATCCTCTAAAATTAAACTGTGTTTAATTACCTCTCCCATACCTGAACTAAACTCTTTCTCCGGTAGGGTTTTTAAAAATTCTACATCTATCAATACAGCTTTAGGTTGCTTAAAAGCTCCAATCAAATTCTTCCCACTGGGATGATCCACACCTGTTTTTCCTCCAATACTTGCATCTACTTGAGCTAGTAAAGAGGTTGGCATCTGAATAAAATCTATTCCTCTCATATAGGTTGCAGCAGTAAATCCCCCCATATCACAGACTACTCCTCCACCTAAAGTCACTATTAAAGATTTTCTTGAAAAATTCTTTTCAGCCATAAAATCATAGATCTTTGATATTGTTTCTAAATTTTTATACTTTTCTCCTTCAGGGATAAAGTATCCAACTACTCGCTCATCATTTAATTGAGCTACTACTCTGTTATAGTATATTCTTCCAATCTCCTCATTTGTTAGAAGTAATATTTTATCATAACCATTTAAATAACTCTTTAATCTATCTACTATTCCACTCCCAAGTAGTATCTCATACTTCTCTCCCAAAGTTCTTACCTCTATGCTTTTCATATACCACTCCTTAACTTCAAAGCTAACTTTATACATAAATTATACCTAAAAATCTCTCTCTCTTCAACCTTTTATAATTACATACTGCTGACATAATTCTATGATAATATTAAAAATATTGAAGAAATAAAAAAATAATGTATAATATACTTAGAGAGAAGTTTATATTACATTGAGGAGGGAAATAAGATCTAAAAACTATTAAAATAATATCAATTAAAAATAAATCAATTATTAGGAGTTAAATATGAATACATTAAAAACTTTTGTTCTTATGGGAACATTAACATTTATTCTGTTACTTATTGGGAATGCTTTAGGCGGACACAACGGAGTTGTGATTGCTCTAATTATGGCAGGAGTTATGAACTTTATATCTTATTGGTATAGTGATAAGATAGTTTTATCTATGTATGGTGCTCAACCTGTGGAGAGAGGTACTCATCTCTACCAAATAGTTGAAAAATTAGCTAGAAGTGCTGACCTACCTATGCCGAAAGTTTATATTATAAATGAGGCTCAACCCAATGCCTTTGCTACAGGTAGAAATCCTAAAAATGCAGCTGTAGCTGTGACTAGAGGACTTATGGATCTAGTTGATGAAAATGAACTATCAGGTGTTATTGGACACGAATTGGGACACGTTCACAACAGAGATATTTTGATTAGCACTGTTGCTGCTACTATGGCTGGAGCTATCTCTTTTTTAGCTAGTATGGCTAGATGGGCAGCTATCTTTGGTGGTGGTAGTAGAGATGACGATGATAGAGGTAGTAATCCTCTTGCTCTAATTGGTATCGCTATATTTGCACCTATGGCAGCTATGTTAGTTCAAATGGCTATCTCAAGAACTAGAGAGTTTAAGGCTGATAGATTCGGTGCTAAAGTTAGTGGTAATCCCGTTTATTTGGCAAATGCA carries:
- the aroB gene encoding 3-dehydroquinate synthase, with translation MKSIEVRTLGEKYEILLGSGIVDRLKSYLNGYDKILLLTNEEIGRIYYNRVVAQLNDERVVGYFIPEGEKYKNLETISKIYDFMAEKNFSRKSLIVTLGGGVVCDMGGFTAATYMRGIDFIQMPTSLLAQVDASIGGKTGVDHPSGKNLIGAFKQPKAVLIDVEFLKTLPEKEFSSGMGEVIKHSLILEDKWYLEFLEKNSQDILNLKSDSLIEMIKSSCEIKKEIVERDEFEQGDRALLNLGHTYGHTLEKLFNFQDITHGEGVAKGVIFELELSRVLNEIDENFITRVRKVFQLYGLNCEPISYEDRVLIEVMKKDKKNSFDKINFILFDKNRKVYRDSVDIDTILKVNKKFSNRYIKGVIDIGTNSCRLFLAQVYDENGIVIEREICKDVEIVKLGEDVNRNGYLKKEAIERTVNCLKGYKLKADSYGGKSLIAFATSATRDSKNRDEFLSQVEELGIDIKCIAGEREAQLNFLGNSIVFKDRILVLDIGGGSTEFTLGEKGEIEFVRSINIGAVRGTEKFFKTGNYTFENIEKCRAWIREMIEEVRFLSEREFLLVGVAGTATTQISVDKKMVDYDSSKVHMSEITLEKLKDNLKLFLSKNGEERKQIIGLEPKRADVIVAGTLILIVIMEELNQKKLVVSESDNLNGAMISKIV
- the htpX gene encoding zinc metalloprotease HtpX encodes the protein MNTLKTFVLMGTLTFILLLIGNALGGHNGVVIALIMAGVMNFISYWYSDKIVLSMYGAQPVERGTHLYQIVEKLARSADLPMPKVYIINEAQPNAFATGRNPKNAAVAVTRGLMDLVDENELSGVIGHELGHVHNRDILISTVAATMAGAISFLASMARWAAIFGGGSRDDDDRGSNPLALIGIAIFAPMAAMLVQMAISRTREFKADRFGAKVSGNPVYLANALRKLDLYSRRIPMPNAAPATENMFIVSPLAGNKMANLFSTHPSTEERIKKLEDMRFE